ATACCAATTATATTAGACCCTATGCTACTTATAGTAATTCTGCCAATGCGAATGTTGTAGCTACAGATAAACCTTCTGAAAAAATAGCAAAAGTACTATCATACTCAGTGAAAAATCCATTGGCCTTTATGGTACCAAGTACATTAGATGCTACCGGAAAAGGTTCAGACTGGCTGGCTTCAGAGCCTAATTTAGCTGCCGACCGTTGGGGAAGAGGTGATAAAAAATCTCCTTTTGATCCTTGTCCGGAAGGATGGAGAATCCCGGATTTAACAACCGTTTCGGTAATTGCTGTCCCTTCAAATCCTGTAGCACAGGAAGATTTTGGTCTTAGCCCTTGGTATAGAAAAGGATATAGAGCTGCAAGTTCATATAGAATCATTACAGACAATTTTGGAATTCAGGTGAGAGTTGGAAAGAGAAGAATTGCAGGGTTTATGTTCCCAAATAATGATTACACGATTGGTAACTATGCTATATTTACAGGAATGAGAGGATACAGAAGTGTTACCACAAATACAACACCTAATTTTGCTTCTTCTGAAGGAGATAGCAATGGAAGTCTGTACACCGGTTTCTGGACATCAGGCTTAAGTTCCAATTTCAATGGCAGACCCATTAACCTGCTTCTCAAAAAGTATGACAGTGGAGTGCCTCAAAATTTTATTCAGGCATTTCATGATAATAATGACCCTTATTTCGGAGCAAGCTGCCGTTGTGTAAAAGTAAAAACTGATGGAACAAATGAAGCCGGACCAATACCAAGATTGCAGGTAACTACAGTTTCTACGGCCAGAGCCACAAACATTTTGGCAAAAAAAGCTGTTGAAGAACAGATCGTTCAGAATAAACTTGAAGTATTCCCTAATCCGGTAAAGAGTATATTATACATTAAGGGAAATGATAAAGTCAAAGAATATCATTACCAAGTTTATAATATGTCTGGACAATTGGTGAAATCAGGAAAATTTGAAAATGAAAAAACAGACCTTTCTGTTTTAACCACAGGAATTTATCTTATAAGGATTAATAATTCTGAAAATGTAGTGAAGATCATTAAGGAATAAATAATCTGTTCCATAAGACTGTAACCGGGAGATTTTTCTTCCGGTTTTTTTATGCCCTTATTACATCCCGAATCCAGAGTGTTGGATAACTTTTCTATTGATTATTAAAATGTTAAGAGTATTACTTTTGTTCTTTTTGGTGTATTTTTTGATTCTTGTTGTTTAATTGTTATTAATAAAATGATTATGTTGAATTATTTGTTTAATAATTAATTTAATTGATTGTAATTGGCGTATTATGTGGCTTTTTTATATCAAAAGTATAGGGGTGTACTTGTGTTTATATAAAAATCATTGACATGAAAAAATCAGTATTAAAAAAATGGAGGGCAATCATTTGCCTGGTATTGGTATGTATCTGTTTTATCAGGGGTATGACGATGGAAAAGCAAGCGGTTTCAATAGAAAAGCTTACAAAAACAGATCAGGATACAATAATTAAACCTTCAGCTGAAAAAAGGATTCAAACTAAGGTCAGGAATTCAAATCCCGATAAAAAAATTATTAATGACGAAAGAGACTGGACGAAAGCTCCCAATAGCTATCTCTTTGATCCCGCTCAAAATAACGAAGGTTTATATATTCCTGTAAAAAAGGCGTACGCGATGTGGCAACAGGATAAAATTCTTGGAGCCTCGGGAATCCCTGCAGGACAAGCTACGGCAGATGTTCTTTGGGAAGATAATCCGGGATTGATAAAATCGGGAACAGACTATCTTTTGGAAATACTAGGCTCCGGAGATAATGCTAAAATAAAAGTTCCCATTAATAAATCCAAAGAAGGAAATGCAGTAGTTACCTTAAAGATCAATGGAGAAGTTTTTTGGTCATGGCATATTTGGGTTACGGATACTCCTGAAAATGGATCTACTTATAAGAGTTTTACGGGAGTCTCAAGACAAAGAAACAACGGAACTGTAGAATTGATTCCCGACTCAGAATGGAGGTGGATGGATCGAAATTTGGGTGCAATCGGAAGTTCGATTACTGCAACGGAATGGACTAAAAATGGAGGATTGTTATATCAATGGGGGAGAAAAGATCCCATTCCTCCTTTGGCTTTAAAAGGAGACGATTTTTATGAGGTTTCAGGATCAATAGGGCGGGTACGTCACAGAGGGGCTAAAAATTTTACCGGAGCCGTAAAAATTGATGATCTTAGAAAGTTTGTTCTGCTTTCCAATGCTGAGGTAAGCAATAATGTAAAGCTTTCCATTAAGAATCCGATAAGCCTTATTTACGTTAATAAAGATGATAATTCAGGACCGGCTTACTATAATAACAATACTGCCTTAATGGTGAACTGGTTTGGGAAATCTGCTTCAATTCCGGATGCACAGCTTTCAGAATTAAATTTATGGTCAGACAACGCTCAGGGAAAGGTGAGTGCAAACTATAACGATGACAGCAGTGCAAAACCTTATCAGGATAAATCTTCCTATGATCCATGTCCGAATGGATGGCGAATTCCTTCTATGTTGGTTGCTAATTTAGCTTCTCAAACCTATATAGATGACGTGAGAATAGACTTTTCACCATTTGGAGTAAGAACAAATATGGGGAAAAATACTTTTGAAGCCAATAAATATCAGGTGATAAAACCAACGGATGCAAACACTCCAAACTATATGAAAGGCTTTAAATTATACGCTAATACGGGCTTTGATTTATCCAATGTGAATGGCTTTAATATGGGGCTTTTTCCTGGAACGGGCCAATTAGCGCTCACTGTTCATCAAGGGCAATATACAGATCAGCACCATACCGGTTTGTGGACCGCAACTATGGCTAAACATTTTGATAATACTCCTGTTGTGGGAGCCCGGGCGCTGTTTATGGTTCCGGATAAAGGTCAACCCGATGTTCCGGATGCTGCTTTTCCGAATGTGAAAGGAAGGTATTGGTATATGCCGCTGGCAGCAGGTGAAACTTCGGGAGCAAATGCATGCAGATGTATAAAAGATCCACTGTATGTTGTGGATAGTTACGATTTTCCAACAGAATATTTGCCTGCTGTTGTTGAATTTAAAGAAGGAATTAACAATCCAAATACCTATCAGCTTGTAAAGAATACAACGCCAACTCTCCTTGAAATACCTGTGAGTAAAGCATTTTCTGTTCAAAGTGAAATTTTGAATAATAAAGATATTCTTTCCTTATCAAGTTTCAATAATTTAAAAGCAAACGTTCTTTGGAGTACGAATACGGCTTTGGTCAGTAAAGTAACAATCCCAGGAGGTTCACCAAGCTCATTGGACGGGATTCCAAACACTAAAATTCTAGTTACGATTAATCCTAATCAAAGCGGAAATGCGGTGATTACGTTGCATAACGGAAGTATTACAAGTCCTGTATATTGGAGTTGGCATATTTGGGTAACAGATACTCCCATTGCTTCTAATGCCTATACTACAGAACTACCTAATACAGCTGTAACTAATTATGTAAATTACGTGGATAAAGGTTCATCCCCGTTGCAGACAGAATTTATGGATAGAAATTTAGGAGCTACCGATGCTTTTCCCGTAGTTGCTAATCCATTAACGCCTACTGCAGTTGAACTTTCAAAAATCCGGGCTTCAACTGGAATGCATTATCAATGGGGAAGAAAAGACCCTATTCCTACTTTTCAATATGCAGACAACAGAGCTTCATTTAATATATTTTTGGGAACAGCAGGGGCAGATGGAACAGTAGCTTATACTTCTTTAACAGGAGCAGCCTATAATAATTTGGGCGGAAGCTATATCGTACCATTCAATACTTATACAAATGCTGCCAATGCAAACGTATTGCCTAAAGATAAAATAGCAGATAAGATTTCAAAAGTTTTAACCTATTCAGTTAGAAATCCTTTAGTTTATATGATACCAAGCACTTTCGCTGCTTATAACAGTGCAACCCCAAACTTTACCAATGGAACAGATTGGTTGGCAGATGAACCTAATTTAGCGCCAGACCGATGGGGAAGAGGAACAAAGAAATCACCTTTTGATCCATGTCCGGAAGGATGGCGTATCCCGGATCTTACCGGAACTTCTATTACAACGAATCAGGATTTTGGGATTTCACCCTGGTATAAAAAAGATAAGAATGTAGCAACAGCATTGAGTGTGCTTAACGATTATTTAGGGACAAGGGTCAGAAACCCAAGTACCACTTCTACCATCGGATATGCTTTTAATGACCAGTCATACAGCGTGGGAAGTTATCCGAATTCAGGATCCAGAGGCTTCCGAAGTGTCATTGGCAATCAAAGTGCAGCAGGAAGTTTCAATGTGATTAATTTTCAATATCCGGGAATCTGGACGGGAGCTTTGTTGTCAAATTATATAGGAAGATCGATCAATATTCTTTGGGATGCTGCTTCTACAGCGAATCGTATGTTAGCTTTCCATGATAACAATGATCCGTATTTTGGGATGAATTGCAGATGTGTAAAAATGAAATTTGATGCCAGTGGGAACGAATTGGGACCCATTCCTAAAGATCAGGTGACGACTTTACCTGCATCAAAGAACGAGATCCCCAAAGAACTAATTACTTTCAATGAAGAACCGTTGAGGTAAAAAATAAAATTTATGGAAGAAACCCTAAAAAACATGCCGGTTCACTATAGGGCCGGCTTTATTGTTTGCTTATATGTGGCAAAAACGAAATTTCTTTTCAGGGGACTTGGGAATCTTGTTAAAAAAAAGAAATATATGTCTGTAGATAACTGTAAATTCATAATTTTAGCACTTGTAAAATTGTGAAAAATTAGACCGTTTCTTACTCTTATTGTTTCGCAGGTTTTAAAAATACACTATGAGGTTAGAAAAGTTTGTACAACATTTTAATAGTAAGATCTTTATTTATTTTCTTATTGCCATTACGGCAATTTATACCCTAGCATTTACCCTTGTATTTAATCTTAAAGACGACGGATATATTCTGGCAGACTGGCTCATAAATTATGAAGACGGTGGGTTTAAAAGAAGAGGTTTATCCGGGAGTTTCTTTTTTATTCTACAGGATATAACAGGGCTTAGTCTTAATTATATTGTTTACTTTTTTCAATTTATTATTATTTCGCTGTTCTTTTGGTGTTATACAAAACTCATTAGGTATAAAATAACAGATCTGTTGTATCTCTCACTTTTATTGTCGTCCATTGGTTTTGTAGGTCTGCTGAATACTGTAACCTATGTAGGAAAGAAAGAATTTATTGTATTTCTTTTGTTTACTTACTTTGTATACCTTTTAGATAATGATAAGCTTTCAAAATATAAAGAATATCTCTTCTGTATACTGCTTTTTATAAGTACACTTTTGCATGAGGTTACCCTATTTTATGTCCCTTATTTTGCAATCGCGCTCTATGTGAAAAATGGAAAGCTGGAAATTAAAAGATATATCAAGTTCTTTATGGCGGTAATTATTCCTGCTGCAGCCATTATTGTATTTGGAAAAAATGTAAATGAAGGAATGTCGCTGGAAATACTGAACAGAAGAGGGGTGTATCCAACTTATGGAATCTTTTATTGGGATATTGATGAAAGACAATATATTAAAGAACATCTTAATGAATATCTGCTTTACTTTATCAGTTTAGGGATAAGTGTATTTCATATCGGCTATTATTTAAAATATCTAAAGGGCCGAAAGATTTTATATATTTTATTAATCGGAGCCTTTATCTTTTCATTTCCACTATTTTATCTGGCTATAGACTGGGGTAGATGGATGTACATTCACATGATGCTGATCATTATCCTTTTTGCCATGATGCTGAAAAAAGGGACCTCTATATATGCTTATGAAGCCGTAATTATTGACCGGAAATTTTATATAACAATAGCTATAATACTGTTATCCTTACTATATAGAGTAGAAATGTCCGGGATGGGCTTCACGTTCGAAGGAGTATTTTACAGACTGTTTGTTGCCCCTCTGGAATTATTAAATAAAATGTGATTTCAAAAAGTATATAATAAAAAAGCTTTACTTTTGCAAAAAATTTTTTTTAGAATGTCAAAAAATTTAGTAATCGTAGAGTCCCCGGCAAAGGCAAAAACTATTCAGAAATATTTAGGTAAGGATTTTGAAGTGAAATCCAGTTTCGGTCATATCCGGGACTTACCTAAAAAAGGAATGGGAATAGATCTTGCCACCTTTAGTCCTGATTACGAAGTTTCAGCAGACAAGAAGAAATTGGTAACAGAATTAAAGGCCGCAGTAAAGAAAGCAGAAATGGTTTGGCTGGCTTCCGATGAGGACCGCGAAGGAGAAGCTATTGCATGGCACTTAGCAGATGAATTGAAACTGAAGCCCGAAAACAGAAAAAGAATTGTTTTCCACGAGATTACTAAAAATGCCATTCTAAAAGCAATTGAAAATCCAAGGGATATTGATCAGAACTTAGTGAATGCCCAGCAGGCAAGAAGAGTGCTGGACAGAATTGTAGGTTTTGAAATGTCTCCGGTTTTATGGAAGAAAGTAAAACCAGGACTATCAGCAGGAAGAGTGCAGTCGGTAGCCGTAAGATTAATTGTTGAAAGAGAAAAAGAAATCCGTGAATTTGTACCCAAAGCAAGTTTTAAACTTGACGGAATTTTCTTAAACAATACAGAGCAGGAAATTGCTGCCAAACTGAAAAGAGACTTCGAAAAAGAAGCTGAGGCTGAAAAATTTCTGGAACAGGCTAAAACTACAGAATTTAAAGTTCTGAATGTTGAAACAAAACCGGGAACACGTTCTGCATCCGCTCCTTTTACCACTTCCACACTACAGCAGGAAGCTTCATCCAGATTGGGGTACAATGTGACCAATACAATGCGTCTGGCTCAGAGATTATACGAAGAAGGATTCATTACCTATATGAGAACAGACTCCGTAAACCTTTCCCAGGAAGCAATTGAAGGGGCTAAGAAACAAATTATCTCAGAATACGGAGCTGAATATTCTTCTCCAAGAAACTATACTACAAAATCAGCTTCTGCACAGGAAGCCCACGAAGCCATTCGTCCTACGGATTTCGGAGTGAAAAGCATTGGAGACGCACAGTTGAATAAACTGTACCAATTGATCTACAGAAGAACACTAGCTTCTCAGATGTCGAATGCTAAAATTGAAAAAACGGTCATCGAAATCGGAAATACTTCATTGCCACACCATTTTGAAGCACAGGGAGAAGTCATTATTTTTGATGGTTTCCTGAAAGCTTACGGGATTGTAAAAACTGAAGAAGATGATGAGGAAAACAATGAAAAACTATTACCAAAAGTAAAAGTTGGTGAAGTGCTAAGCTACAAATCCATTACGGCAACAGAAAAATTCACAAGACCAAGTGCAAGATATACGGAAGCCGGATTAGTCAGAAAGCTTGAAGAATTAGGGATTGGTAGACCCTCTACTTATGCTCCAACGATTCAGACGATTCAGAACAGAGAATATGTAGATAAAAGAGAAATAGAACCGAATACCCGTGAAGTCATCAAAATGTCTTTAGTAAAAGACACAATCAAGAAAGTAGTTCTGGATGAAAAATTTGGTGGCGATAAAAATAAATTCATTCCTACAGATATAGGAGAAGTTGTAAATGACTTCTTGACAGATAACTTTAAAGAAATCCTGGATTATGGTTTCACGGCAAGAGTAGAAGAAAGTTTCGACGAAATTGCAAGCGGAGATCAAAAATGGAAGGAAATGATGACGAATTTCTACTCAAAATTCCACCCGAGAATTGAAGATGTAGAAGAAAATGCAGACCGTGCAACAGGAGACAGGCTTTTAGGAGTTGATCCGAAGACCGGTAAAAATGTTCATGCCAGAATCGGAAGATTTGGTGCGATGATCCAGATTGGAGAAACAGATGATGAAGAAAAGCCAATCTTTGCATCATTAATGTCCGGACAAAATATTGCAACCATTACCTTTGAAGAGGCATTGGAACTATTTAAATTGCCTTTTGAATTGAATGAGTTTGAAGGAAATGCAGTTTCTGTGGGTGTAGGAAGATTCGGACCTTATGTGAAATGGGGAGAAACGTTTATCAGTATTCCAAAAGGTGAAGATCCGCTTTCCATAGATCAAAACCGTGCAGAGGAGATCATCAATGAGAAGAAAAAAGCAGATGCTCCGATTGCCACTTATAAAGGAGAGCCTGTAACCAAGGGATCAGGAAGATTCGGACCATTTATCAAGTACAAAGACATTTTTATCAATGTACCGAAGAAATACAATTTCGATAATCTTTCTCAGGGTGATATCAATGAGCTGATTGATGCTAAACTGGAAAAAGAGGCTAACCGATACATCCAGCAATGGGAAAAAGAAAAAATTTCCCTTGAAAATGGAAGATGGGGACCTTTCATTAAGTTTGGTAAAGCCATGTTCAAAATTCCGAAGAAAAGTGATGATACCAAATATGACGCAGAAGAATTGAAAGAAATTTCTCTGGATGAAGTTAAAAAATGGATCACCGATCAGGATAAAAATGCTTTTGCAGAAAAGAAAAAACCTGCAGCAAAAAAGGCAACAACTGCTAAGAAAACTACAGCTGCTAAAAAACCTGCTGCTAAGAAGAAATAATATTAATTATATAATACAAAGCCGTTAACAAATAGTGTTAGCGGCTTTTTTTGCGAATAAAAGTCCCCACAGGATTTTCAGTTGCTGCGTTTTTTTGTATGTTTGTTAGATCAAGAAATTATTAAACGATTATATTTTTAGGTTAAAATATGGATTTTGAAGACTTTATCATTTCACCAAGAAATTTTAAAACAGAAAGCTGGCAGATCGGAAATCGGATTACAAAAGATATAAAAGAAGATAGTATTGTTCTTTTATTTGTTTCGGATTATAGAGGAGCAGGCGGCGATGCAGAAGTACAGGATTTTACAGCAGTCAGAAAAGAATTTTATAAACTTTCACAGTTGGATTTTGAAATTCCGATTGTGGATTTGGGTGATTTAGTCTCAGGGAAATCTGTTCAGGATACCCATTATATTTTACAGGAAGTTTTATCAGCCTGTCATTATAAAAGAGCACTTCCTGTGATTATCGGCGGCTCCAATGATTTTGCTTTTTCACTGTTCTCAGCATTGAATTTCCACCAGAAAAGCATTAATTATACCCAGATCAGCAACATTATTTCCCTTAAGCAAGGGGAGGAAATTAATGAATATACTTTTTTAGGTAAAATTTTTGGAGCTAAGAATTTTTCCATTAAAAATTATCACCATTTAGGCTATCAGAAACATTTAAATGAAATGGATTCTGTGCGGTTGATTAAAGAAGTGGAGTTTGATATCATCCGTCTAGCAGAAATGATGAACTCAACTGAAAAAACAGAACCTTTCTTCAGAAAAGCAGATCTGGTGACGGTAAATTGTGATGCTATAGAAAGTTTCAGTGATCCATTTTCTATGAATCCACAGGTTAATGGACTGAACAGAAGAGAAATTTGCGCTTACATGAAAGAGATCGGGCTGAGCGAAAACCTGAAAACAGTAGGAATCTTTAATTATAATATCTATTCGGAAAATCAACTGAATCATCAGCTGCTAGCACAAATGCTATGGTATCTGATTGAAGGGTTCAATATCCAGCAGTCCCACCCCAAAGAAAGACAATATGAATTGTTTTATGTTTTAATTGATGACAGGCAATTTGCATTTAAGCGTGATACTTTCAGTAATTTGTGGTATTTTGGTGACGATGAAAATATAGAAAACTGCATTCCCTGTTCAAGAAAGGATTTTGATGATGCTAAAAAAGGCTGGTTGAATGCAAGACTGACGAAATTTTAATGTATGGTGAATGTTCCCCCAAGAATTTCAATTATTGTTCCCGTTTATAATGTCGAAAATTATTTGGCAAAATGCCTCGATTCCCTGGTGAATCAAACCCATCAGAATATTGAGATTCTTGTAGTAGATGATGGAAGTAAAGATCGTTCCGGGGAAATCATTAAAGGTTATGGGGATAAATATTCCGACAAAATAAAAACCTTTACCAAAGAAAATGGAGGATTAAGTGATGCCAGAAACTTTGGGTTGGAAAAAGCAACAGGAGAATATATTGGTTTTGTAGACAGTGATGACTATGTTACGGAAACCATGTTTGAAGAAATGCTTCATCTGGCTGAAAAACATCAGGCAGAAATGGTAATCTGTAATATTCAGAAAGTTGATGAAAATGGGAAGGTAACCCAAAAGCTGACACAAATTCCCAATATGCCAGAAAAAATAAAATTGGAAGAGCATTTCTCTGTTTTTTCGGATATCAGTTATTTTGCCTGCAATAAATTATTCAAAAAAGAGCTTTTTGAACAGAAAAGGTTTAAAAAAGGAGTTCATTTTGAAGATATTCAGTTGATTCCACAATTGTTACTGGAATGTGAAACGATTGCGCAGACGCAAGGTTTTCACTATCAATATCTTGAGCGTACGGATTCTATCACTAAAACCCATACGGAAAAAGGACTTGATATATTAAAGGCGGTGCAAGATGTAGAAAATGTATTTGGGAAGTCCGGGTATGCTCATAAAAGAAAAGAACTGAAAAACTTCCAGATTTTTGAAGGAGTATATTCTTTTCTGGCCTATCTGGCTTTTGTAAAAGATGAAAAGACGTTTTACAGTATGGCTGAGAAACTGTCTGTTTTCATAAGAGAAAGACAAATAAAAATTCAAGATATATTGAACTATAGTCGTTTTGGTACAAATTATCTTTTATCTTTGCCGGTGAAAAAAAAGATTTTTTATCTGTTATTTTTTGCCGGACAGAAAAAGTTGATAAGAAAATTGATATAAACACAAATGTAAGTACTATTGTTTCGGACAGTAGAACATGATGAAAGCATACATGCATCATCGGTTTAATTGGAGAGATAATGTTACTGGATAAGAAAAGAATGAAAAATTTTGAATTGTTCTTAAGCGGATCAGGGATACCTATTTTCTATGTAAAAATAGGATTAGGTTTCGTGTTTTCCTTTTTAATTACTTTTTTCTCTATACCTACTATTGTAAAGATTTCCAGAAGGAAGAACCTTATGGATGAACCAGGTATCAGAAGCTCGCACCTTAGAAAAATCCCAAATCTTGGGGGAATTGCCATCTTTTATTCCATCGGAATCTGTGCCTCTATTTTTGCATACGAGCTGTTTGACCTCTATAAATTCCTTTTTGCTTCACTGATTATCCTTCTTTATATTGGAGTGATGGATGATATTGTGGTGATGAGAGCGTACAAAAAGCTTGTGGCACAAATCCTTGTATCCTCATTAATTGTCATTGGTTCAGATATCAGAATCAGAAGCTTATTCGGAATATTCGGAGTGTTTGAATTGGGATATTTCGTAAGCGTGCTATTCAGTATTGTTACTTTTATTATTCTGATCAACGCTTTCAACCTTATTGATGGGATTGATGGGTTGGCAGGTGGATATTCCGTGATCTGTAGTGCGCTGTTTGGGATAAGTTATTATAGATTAGGTGAGTATAACTATCCTTTGGTTGTCTTATCGGTAGTAATTATAGGAACGGTTTTGGCATTTTTATATTACAATCTGTCAAATTACAGAACCAATAAAGTGTTTATGGGCGATACAGGATCCATGCTTTTAGGCTTTCTGTTGGCTTTTACTTCTATTTGTTTTATAGATATTTTTATAGATAAAAAGCTTGCCGATGTACCCAGATATCACCTGCAGTCTGCTCCGGTAGTCGCAGTAGCTATCTTGATCTTACCTATTGTGGATACGCTGAACGTAATCTTCGTAAGGCTTTACAATAAAAAATCACCTTTCGATGCTGATAAGAACCACATTCATCACAAACTTCTAAAATTAAATCTTACCCACAGAAGATCTACATTCTATATTATTGTATATTATTTAATGATTGTGGCAATAGCATATTATCTGAGACATATCAATGTGAATCTGTTGTTGTTGGTAATTGTTTCATTAGGTTTTATGGGAGCATATTTACCAGATTTGATATATCGATTGAGAAATAACAAAAATTAACAATTAAATATTACTTTTGTAAACAATATTCAAATATGATGAAGAATTTTAAGTATTTATTTTTAATATTATTACCTTTTTTACTTACCTCGTGTATCACTACAAAGGATGTAAGATATTTACAGCCCAGTGAAAGTCTTGTAATCAATGAAGAAGGTCTTGTTCCCTACAATATTCCTGTC
This Chryseobacterium sp. G0162 DNA region includes the following protein-coding sequences:
- the topA gene encoding type I DNA topoisomerase, with product MSKNLVIVESPAKAKTIQKYLGKDFEVKSSFGHIRDLPKKGMGIDLATFSPDYEVSADKKKLVTELKAAVKKAEMVWLASDEDREGEAIAWHLADELKLKPENRKRIVFHEITKNAILKAIENPRDIDQNLVNAQQARRVLDRIVGFEMSPVLWKKVKPGLSAGRVQSVAVRLIVEREKEIREFVPKASFKLDGIFLNNTEQEIAAKLKRDFEKEAEAEKFLEQAKTTEFKVLNVETKPGTRSASAPFTTSTLQQEASSRLGYNVTNTMRLAQRLYEEGFITYMRTDSVNLSQEAIEGAKKQIISEYGAEYSSPRNYTTKSASAQEAHEAIRPTDFGVKSIGDAQLNKLYQLIYRRTLASQMSNAKIEKTVIEIGNTSLPHHFEAQGEVIIFDGFLKAYGIVKTEEDDEENNEKLLPKVKVGEVLSYKSITATEKFTRPSARYTEAGLVRKLEELGIGRPSTYAPTIQTIQNREYVDKREIEPNTREVIKMSLVKDTIKKVVLDEKFGGDKNKFIPTDIGEVVNDFLTDNFKEILDYGFTARVEESFDEIASGDQKWKEMMTNFYSKFHPRIEDVEENADRATGDRLLGVDPKTGKNVHARIGRFGAMIQIGETDDEEKPIFASLMSGQNIATITFEEALELFKLPFELNEFEGNAVSVGVGRFGPYVKWGETFISIPKGEDPLSIDQNRAEEIINEKKKADAPIATYKGEPVTKGSGRFGPFIKYKDIFINVPKKYNFDNLSQGDINELIDAKLEKEANRYIQQWEKEKISLENGRWGPFIKFGKAMFKIPKKSDDTKYDAEELKEISLDEVKKWITDQDKNAFAEKKKPAAKKATTAKKTTAAKKPAAKKK
- a CDS encoding glycosyltransferase family 4 protein — encoded protein: MKNFELFLSGSGIPIFYVKIGLGFVFSFLITFFSIPTIVKISRRKNLMDEPGIRSSHLRKIPNLGGIAIFYSIGICASIFAYELFDLYKFLFASLIILLYIGVMDDIVVMRAYKKLVAQILVSSLIVIGSDIRIRSLFGIFGVFELGYFVSVLFSIVTFIILINAFNLIDGIDGLAGGYSVICSALFGISYYRLGEYNYPLVVLSVVIIGTVLAFLYYNLSNYRTNKVFMGDTGSMLLGFLLAFTSICFIDIFIDKKLADVPRYHLQSAPVVAVAILILPIVDTLNVIFVRLYNKKSPFDADKNHIHHKLLKLNLTHRRSTFYIIVYYLMIVAIAYYLRHINVNLLLLVIVSLGFMGAYLPDLIYRLRNNKN
- a CDS encoding glycosyltransferase family 2 protein → MVNVPPRISIIVPVYNVENYLAKCLDSLVNQTHQNIEILVVDDGSKDRSGEIIKGYGDKYSDKIKTFTKENGGLSDARNFGLEKATGEYIGFVDSDDYVTETMFEEMLHLAEKHQAEMVICNIQKVDENGKVTQKLTQIPNMPEKIKLEEHFSVFSDISYFACNKLFKKELFEQKRFKKGVHFEDIQLIPQLLLECETIAQTQGFHYQYLERTDSITKTHTEKGLDILKAVQDVENVFGKSGYAHKRKELKNFQIFEGVYSFLAYLAFVKDEKTFYSMAEKLSVFIRERQIKIQDILNYSRFGTNYLLSLPVKKKIFYLLFFAGQKKLIRKLI
- a CDS encoding formimidoylglutamase, producing the protein MDFEDFIISPRNFKTESWQIGNRITKDIKEDSIVLLFVSDYRGAGGDAEVQDFTAVRKEFYKLSQLDFEIPIVDLGDLVSGKSVQDTHYILQEVLSACHYKRALPVIIGGSNDFAFSLFSALNFHQKSINYTQISNIISLKQGEEINEYTFLGKIFGAKNFSIKNYHHLGYQKHLNEMDSVRLIKEVEFDIIRLAEMMNSTEKTEPFFRKADLVTVNCDAIESFSDPFSMNPQVNGLNRREICAYMKEIGLSENLKTVGIFNYNIYSENQLNHQLLAQMLWYLIEGFNIQQSHPKERQYELFYVLIDDRQFAFKRDTFSNLWYFGDDENIENCIPCSRKDFDDAKKGWLNARLTKF